One window from the genome of Sardina pilchardus chromosome 12, fSarPil1.1, whole genome shotgun sequence encodes:
- the sesn1 gene encoding sestrin-1 isoform X2, producing the protein MRHATAATENIENNSLTVTDLFKICTHCERLSKKDMGVRIPRPLGNGPSRFIPEKEILQVSKVDERMESIFEDAFATLGRLDNISLVMGFHPQYLESFLRTQHYLLQMDGPLSLPYRHYIGIMAAARHQCSYLVNLHVNDFLQVGGEQKWLKGLDMAPRKLQMLGELNKILAHRPWLLTKEHIENLLKAEEHSWSLAELIHAVVLLTHYHSLASFTFGCGISPEIHTDGGHTFRPPSLSGYCVCDIANGNGVAEDGDRNHQTMEGGEVEVLMERMKQLQECRDEEEASQEEMVMRFEREKTESMLVATAEDEENVPSRDVSRHFEDPSYGYKDFSRRGEHVPTFRVQDYSWEDHGYSLVNRLYPDVGQLLDEKFQMAYNLTYNTMAMHQGVDTSMLRRAIWNYIHCMFGIRYDDYDYGEINELLDRSFKVYIKTMVCCPEKTTKRMYESFWRQFQHSEKVHVNLLLMEARMQAELLYALRAITRYMT; encoded by the exons ATGAGACATGCAACGGCAGCAACAGAAAATATAGAAAACAATTCGTTAACAGTGACAGACTTAttcaaaatttgcacacactgtGAACGGCTCAGCAAAAAG GACATGGGCGTGAGGATTCCAAGACCGCTGGGGAACGGACCAAGCAGATTTATCCCAGAGAAGGAG ATACTCCAGGTCAGCAAAGTGGACGAGAGGATGGAGTCTATATTTGAGGACGCGTTTGCCACGCTCGGGCGTCTAGACAACATCTCCCTGGTGATGGGTTTCCACCCGCAGTACCTGGAGAGCTTCCTGCGGACGCAGCACTACCTGCTCCAGATGGACGGTCCACTCTCACTGCCCTACCGCCACTACATCGGCATCATG GCGGCGGCGCGGCATCAGTGCTCGTACCTGGTGAACCTGCACGTGAACGACTTCCTGCAGGTGGGCGGCGAGCAGAAGTGGCTGAAGGGGCTGGACATGGCCCCGCGCAAGCTCCAGATGCTGGGCGAGCTCAACAAGATCCTGGCCCACCGGCCCTGGCTGCTCACCAAAGAACACATCGAG AACCTGCTGAAGGCGGAGGAGCACAGCTGGTCGCTGGCGGAGCTGATCCACGCCGTGGTGCTGCTGACCCACTACCACTCGCTGGCCAGCTTCACCTTCGGCTGCGGCATCAGCCCCGAGATCCACACGGACGGCGGGCACACCTTCCGGCCGCCCTCGCTCAGCGGCTACTGCGTCTGCGACATCGCCAACGGCAACGGCGTCGCGGAGGACGGGGATCGTAACCACCAG acgatggagggtggagaggtggaggtgctGATGGAGCGCATGAAGCAGCTGCAGGAGTGTCGCGACGAGGAGGAGGCCAGCCAGGAGGAGATGGTCATGCGCTTCGAGAGGGAGAAGACCGAGAGCATGCTGGTGGCCACTGCAG AGGACGAGGAGAATGTACCCTCCAGAGATGTGTCACGCCACTTTGAAGATCCAAGCTACGGCTACAAGGACTtctccaggagaggagagcacgtCCCCACCTTCAGAgtgcag GACTACAGCTGGGAGGACCACGGCTACTCCCTGGTGAACCGGCTGTACCCGGACGTGGGTCAGCTGCTGGACGAGAAGTTCCAGATGGCCTACAACCTGACCTACAACACCATGGCGATGCACCAGGGCGTGGACACCTCCATGCTCAGGAGAGCCATATGGAACTACATCCACTGCATGTTCGGAATCCG ATATGATGACTATGACTACGGGGAGATCAATGAGCTTCTGGACCGAAGCTTCAAGGTCTACATCAAGACCATGGTCTGTTGTCCCGAAAAGACTACAAAGAGAATGTACGAGAGTTTCTGGAGGCAGTTCCAGCACTCTGAAAAA GTACATGTAAATTTGCTTCTTATGGAAGCGCGCATGCAAGCAGAGCTGCTGTATGCTCTGAGAGCAATCACCCGCTATATGACATGA